One Pleurocapsa sp. PCC 7327 DNA segment encodes these proteins:
- a CDS encoding 2Fe-2S iron-sulfur cluster-binding protein, which translates to MGNIRFVKEEKEVIAADGANLREKALQNRIDIYTLKGKLTNCGGYGQCGTCIVEIVEGMENLSPKTDFELRKLKKKPESYRLACQTLVNGPVKVKTKP; encoded by the coding sequence ATGGGCAACATTAGGTTCGTTAAAGAAGAGAAGGAAGTCATTGCAGCGGATGGAGCAAACCTGAGAGAGAAAGCATTGCAAAATCGGATTGACATTTATACTCTTAAAGGCAAGCTGACTAATTGCGGGGGATATGGTCAATGCGGAACCTGTATCGTTGAGATTGTCGAAGGCATGGAAAATCTCTCTCCTAAAACGGATTTTGAGTTGCGAAAGCTCAAAAAAAAGCCGGAAAGCTACCGCCTAGCTTGTCAAACCCTCGTCAACGGTCCGGTTAAGGTAAAAACCAAGCCGTAA
- a CDS encoding cadherin-like domain-containing protein: MTMLSNNRQVSSTISQPLVGIFSNDDLTMPLKLEQPFGSLEAVSSRHKEDNSEKLDKEVKSDKINGQFSSIVDFNGNGNSTKIENANDKNLQNHAREAKFIPAELGDKNFSKKASKTSTYRLTKSSENLKTSAQNLNAKEAKMQSDRVSSDRLVMHLKFEETSGIQATDSSPYGKNRGELRNGATFKKIDGSFGGVVSFDGVNDYLRVGDSHNINTGTYAKRTLSLWFKVDDKNIADRKQVIYEEGGRARGLNIYVHNGRLYVGAWNNPASESNWKGTYLSTNTISSNKWHHVTVVLNAKEGSPTLQAGALTAYLDGSKFGTGQGSQLWSHSDDIGIGAINQGTQFHDGDVQGTGTNAFKGSIDDVRVYNRVLTDKEIATLANHQSSGNTSMTPQSASTNSTTNTPPVAKADKATTTEDKQITLSATKLLENDRDANGDLLKITGVSNTTNGTAALDKNGNITFTPKNNFIGDASFQYTVSDGRGGTAKATVTVSVLAQPEPASSSVVSIGTNLSGIADWSTQMPFLDAFKSSRSWFTQNKSTWDTKEANKLDLDKNGWVKSLPNADSGSKYTSVGTLLFRDKGGRYPGGQYVVLYEGQGTIEYGFDAKKNSTASRPGRDVIDVTPSNEGIWLKITATDPNKTGNYLRNIRVVPIDYEKTYQSQIFNPKFIEKVDDFSAFRFMDWMKTNNSSQSHWSDRPTLQTARYSTHGTPVEVMVELANQTDTDPWFTMPHLASDEYVTNFASYVKNHLEPERKVYVEYSNEVWNKDFQQSQWALQQGKKEWGGSGDSDTVMRLNWYSKRTTEITQIWDRVFGEDKARVIGVMGAQAANIGVAQQVISYDWTDKPLSHQAYGIDAIAIAPYIGYYLGAPENASQIASWTRDSDGGRKKLFDEIIQGGVLSGGPKGGALQQSYDGMKAHIDLARKENLQLIAYEGGQHLAGFKGVEDNAAITKLFIEANRDPRMGDVYRQYLQKWFELGGGTFMNFVDIGQPSKWGSWGLLEHVEQNGSPKYDAIMDIIH; the protein is encoded by the coding sequence ATGACTATGCTATCTAACAATCGACAAGTTTCTTCTACAATAAGCCAACCATTAGTTGGTATTTTCTCGAACGACGATCTAACCATGCCTCTTAAGTTAGAACAACCTTTTGGAAGTTTAGAGGCTGTTTCATCTCGCCACAAAGAGGATAATAGCGAAAAACTAGACAAAGAGGTAAAATCTGATAAAATTAATGGTCAATTTTCCAGTATTGTTGACTTTAATGGAAATGGCAATTCCACAAAAATTGAAAATGCAAACGATAAAAACCTCCAAAATCATGCTAGGGAGGCAAAATTTATACCAGCTGAATTAGGGGATAAAAATTTTTCTAAAAAGGCTAGTAAAACGAGTACTTATCGCTTAACAAAGAGTTCTGAAAATTTAAAAACGTCCGCTCAAAACCTAAATGCCAAGGAGGCAAAGATGCAAAGCGATCGAGTGTCGAGCGATCGATTAGTAATGCACTTAAAATTTGAAGAAACTTCAGGAATTCAAGCAACAGATTCATCTCCCTATGGAAAAAACCGAGGAGAGTTGCGCAACGGAGCTACTTTTAAAAAAATTGACGGAAGCTTTGGTGGTGTAGTTAGTTTTGATGGAGTCAACGATTACCTTAGGGTTGGCGATTCTCACAATATCAATACAGGTACTTATGCAAAGCGAACGCTTTCTTTGTGGTTTAAAGTTGACGATAAAAATATTGCCGATCGCAAACAAGTTATTTATGAAGAAGGCGGCAGAGCACGCGGGCTAAACATCTACGTTCATAATGGTCGCCTCTATGTAGGCGCATGGAATAATCCCGCTTCCGAAAGCAACTGGAAGGGAACTTATCTATCCACCAATACGATTAGCTCTAACAAATGGCATCACGTGACTGTCGTCCTTAACGCCAAAGAGGGCAGTCCAACCCTACAGGCAGGAGCATTAACCGCCTATCTCGATGGCAGCAAATTCGGTACCGGGCAAGGGTCGCAGCTATGGAGTCACTCCGATGACATCGGCATCGGTGCCATCAATCAAGGTACCCAGTTTCACGATGGCGACGTGCAAGGAACCGGAACGAATGCTTTCAAGGGCAGCATCGATGACGTGCGAGTCTACAACCGCGTCCTGACAGACAAGGAAATTGCCACCTTAGCCAATCATCAGTCTTCAGGAAATACATCCATGACTCCACAATCGGCAAGTACTAATAGTACCACCAATACGCCGCCAGTAGCAAAAGCTGACAAGGCAACTACCACAGAAGATAAACAGATTACACTCTCAGCCACGAAATTACTAGAAAACGATCGCGATGCCAATGGCGATCTCCTCAAAATTACTGGCGTCAGTAATACCACTAACGGAACTGCCGCGCTAGATAAAAACGGCAATATTACTTTCACTCCAAAAAACAACTTCATCGGCGATGCTAGCTTTCAATACACCGTCAGCGACGGTCGCGGGGGAACTGCAAAAGCCACAGTAACGGTTTCCGTATTAGCCCAGCCCGAACCAGCTTCAAGCTCGGTAGTTAGCATAGGAACGAACCTCAGTGGCATTGCCGATTGGTCAACGCAAATGCCCTTCCTCGATGCCTTCAAATCTTCTCGCTCCTGGTTTACCCAAAATAAGTCCACTTGGGATACGAAAGAAGCTAACAAGTTAGACCTAGATAAAAATGGCTGGGTCAAATCTCTACCCAATGCCGACAGCGGTTCTAAATATACTAGCGTCGGCACGCTCCTGTTTCGAGACAAAGGCGGTCGCTATCCCGGCGGACAATACGTCGTCCTTTATGAAGGACAAGGTACAATTGAATACGGCTTTGATGCTAAAAAAAATTCGACCGCCTCTCGTCCCGGCAGAGATGTTATCGATGTCACTCCCTCCAATGAAGGCATCTGGTTGAAAATTACTGCCACCGATCCCAACAAAACCGGCAATTACCTTCGCAACATCCGCGTCGTTCCCATCGACTACGAAAAAACTTACCAAAGTCAAATTTTCAATCCCAAATTTATTGAAAAGGTCGATGACTTTAGTGCCTTCCGTTTTATGGACTGGATGAAAACCAACAATTCTAGCCAGAGTCACTGGAGCGACCGCCCCACGCTACAAACGGCTAGATATTCTACGCACGGAACTCCAGTAGAAGTGATGGTCGAACTCGCCAATCAAACCGATACAGACCCCTGGTTTACCATGCCCCACTTAGCAAGCGACGAATACGTTACCAACTTTGCCAGCTACGTCAAGAACCATCTCGAACCCGAACGCAAAGTCTATGTTGAATACTCCAACGAGGTCTGGAACAAAGATTTTCAGCAAAGTCAGTGGGCGCTCCAACAAGGGAAAAAGGAATGGGGCGGCAGCGGCGACTCCGATACCGTCATGAGACTCAATTGGTACAGCAAGCGCACCACAGAAATTACGCAGATCTGGGATCGGGTTTTTGGCGAAGACAAAGCCCGAGTAATCGGAGTTATGGGAGCGCAAGCAGCTAATATCGGAGTAGCCCAACAAGTGATTTCCTACGATTGGACCGACAAACCGCTGTCTCACCAAGCATACGGCATTGACGCCATCGCGATCGCTCCTTATATTGGTTATTATCTCGGCGCGCCAGAGAATGCCTCCCAAATCGCTAGTTGGACTCGCGACTCAGATGGAGGACGCAAAAAACTTTTTGACGAAATCATCCAAGGGGGAGTCTTGAGCGGAGGTCCTAAAGGCGGAGCGCTGCAACAATCCTATGATGGAATGAAGGCTCATATCGACCTAGCTCGAAAAGAAAACCTACAGCTTATTGCCTATGAAGGCGGTCAGCATTTGGCGGGTTTTAAGGGAGTCGAAGACAACGCAGCCATTACCAAGCTGTTCATAGAAGCTAATCGCGACCCGCGCATGGGAGATGTTTATAGACAATACTTACAAAAGTGGTTCGAGTTAGGTGGCGGGACGTTTATGAATTTCGTCGACATCGGTCAACCCAGTAAATGGGGCAGTTGGGGTTTGCTCGAACACGTCGAGCAAAACGGCTCTCCCAAATACGATGCCATTATGGATATCATTCATTAG
- a CDS encoding NAD(P)H-quinone oxidoreductase subunit M: MLLKSTTRHIRIYTAEVKDNELIPSDSVLTLDVDPDNEFNWNEDSLQKVYAKFDELVESYSGEDLTEYNLRRIGSDLEHFMRSLLQKGEISYNLGSRVLNYSMGLPRVESPESEGKYL, from the coding sequence ATGCTGCTCAAGTCTACTACTCGCCATATTCGGATCTACACGGCGGAAGTTAAAGATAACGAATTGATCCCTAGCGATAGTGTCCTGACTTTAGATGTCGATCCGGACAACGAATTTAACTGGAATGAAGATAGCCTTCAGAAAGTTTACGCCAAGTTTGATGAATTAGTGGAATCCTACAGCGGAGAAGATCTAACCGAATACAACCTGCGACGCATCGGTTCGGATTTAGAACATTTTATGCGATCGCTGCTGCAAAAAGGTGAAATTAGCTATAATCTCGGCAGCCGGGTGCTTAACTACAGTATGGGACTTCCTCGCGTAGAAAGTCCCGAAAGCGAAGGAAAATATCTTTAA
- a CDS encoding phosphopantothenoylcysteine decarboxylase yields MKHWDFTPPPESQLSDREVPLEGEHLQGKRIALLITGGIAAIKAPLIARALRKEGADVVAFTSQEALRYTTIDALEWSTTRPVVTKLTAAAEHLSDSAPFDAYLVAPATYNTINKMCYGIADGVITSALASAIGRMERGRTKIAIAPTMHGSLHNSILTESLKTLEAMGVYIVPPREAYGKHNIPDEREIVVEVCRLVSTSPLKEVPILVTGGPTPVPIDNVRRLTNRFSGRLGAEITEELYLRGADVRLIHGEGTYQPPAYLPYQIARTYDEYLASILETLSQKPYKFGIFSAAVADYKPEVVLPGKTPSGGALKTINLVPTLKVIEEVRAKFPDLHMVTFKYQEGVSHEALMEIAQQRIKQGYRAIIANRGEEMGLGGEQIAYLVTADRPPQKMVGKKEIAKAIANYLEQVWHNNS; encoded by the coding sequence ATGAAACACTGGGATTTCACTCCTCCTCCCGAATCGCAATTAAGCGATCGCGAGGTGCCGCTTGAGGGGGAACATTTGCAAGGCAAGCGAATTGCACTTTTGATTACCGGGGGCATTGCGGCAATCAAAGCCCCTTTAATCGCCCGCGCGCTGCGCAAAGAAGGGGCTGATGTCGTCGCTTTTACGTCCCAAGAAGCCTTGCGCTATACTACTATCGATGCGTTAGAGTGGAGTACGACTCGCCCAGTCGTAACGAAACTAACCGCCGCCGCAGAACACCTCAGCGATAGCGCCCCCTTTGATGCCTATCTCGTCGCCCCCGCTACCTATAACACGATTAATAAAATGTGCTATGGCATCGCTGATGGGGTCATTACCTCTGCCTTAGCATCGGCAATCGGTCGCATGGAACGAGGAAGAACAAAGATCGCGATCGCGCCCACCATGCACGGAAGCCTTCACAACTCGATTTTAACCGAATCTCTAAAAACTTTAGAGGCGATGGGCGTTTATATCGTGCCCCCGCGAGAAGCTTACGGCAAGCACAACATCCCCGACGAACGGGAAATCGTTGTAGAAGTTTGTCGCTTGGTAAGCACTTCCCCTCTCAAAGAAGTTCCAATCTTAGTGACGGGAGGCCCTACCCCAGTTCCCATCGATAATGTGCGCCGACTTACCAATCGTTTTAGCGGCAGATTGGGGGCTGAGATAACAGAAGAACTTTACCTCAGAGGTGCAGATGTTCGACTGATTCACGGAGAGGGAACTTATCAACCCCCTGCCTATCTGCCGTACCAAATTGCTAGAACCTATGACGAATATTTGGCATCGATTCTGGAAACGTTAAGCCAAAAACCCTATAAGTTTGGGATTTTTTCAGCCGCAGTCGCCGATTACAAACCAGAAGTGGTTCTTCCTGGAAAAACTCCCAGTGGCGGCGCATTGAAAACGATTAACCTAGTGCCGACTCTGAAGGTAATCGAGGAAGTCAGAGCTAAATTTCCCGACCTACATATGGTAACTTTTAAGTACCAAGAAGGGGTGAGTCACGAAGCGTTAATGGAAATTGCCCAACAGAGAATCAAACAAGGCTATCGTGCCATAATTGCCAATCGCGGCGAAGAAATGGGGCTAGGTGGCGAACAGATTGCTTACTTGGTGACAGCAGATCGACCGCCACAAAAGATGGTTGGGAAAAAAGAGATTGCCAAAGCGATCGCCAATTATCTCGAACAAGTTTGGCATAATAATTCTTAA
- a CDS encoding glycine zipper domain-containing protein — protein sequence MFNLGSFVGSLIGSIGGSIVGAIAGSIAGAVSGSIGASLLGSLLGSLAGSVLGSLVGSMLGSMVDSAMDNLWQEINEESVEPRMKYIGVYS from the coding sequence ATGTTTAACCTTGGCTCTTTCGTTGGTTCATTGATTGGCTCGATCGGCGGCTCGATTGTTGGGGCAATAGCTGGCTCGATCGCGGGGGCTGTTAGCGGTTCAATAGGCGCTTCTCTGCTTGGTTCGCTTTTGGGTTCGCTGGCTGGTTCGGTTTTGGGATCGCTTGTAGGATCGATGTTAGGCTCGATGGTAGACTCGGCAATGGATAACCTCTGGCAGGAAATCAACGAGGAGAGCGTTGAGCCTCGAATGAAGTATATTGGTGTTTATAGTTAA
- the psbM gene encoding photosystem II reaction center protein PsbM, whose translation MQVNDLGFIATILFVLVPTVFLLILYIQTNKEGAR comes from the coding sequence ATGCAAGTTAACGATCTTGGGTTTATCGCCACCATTTTATTCGTGCTGGTACCCACCGTTTTTCTGTTGATTCTGTACATTCAAACTAATAAAGAAGGCGCACGATAA
- a CDS encoding YbhN family protein: MKKFLLAVKFSLRWIIFGGTLFFILKAFKDNWQNATEVKIEPRGWIILAIALMITLLAHIWSGLVWTGLLKAFKQPITRKWALQVYLITNLAKYLPGNVGHFYGRISAVYQAGGSLQVASMSVLLEPLLMAAAAFLVTLLASAIGLIKTNFSPWLWQVNFILLIAIFLGVHPKILNPSLKFLSRLKSQEKESTITIERNLSIYFLGEIIFLLLRGSGFLLTWMALLPLELSQIPTLFSVFSFAWLMGLIIPGAPGGIGVFEAVAIALLSGQQLPKGVILSAIASYRMISILAEAIAAGLAWSIGQFFPINSRW; the protein is encoded by the coding sequence GTGAAGAAATTTTTACTAGCTGTCAAATTTTCTCTAAGATGGATTATCTTCGGTGGAACGCTATTTTTTATTCTTAAAGCGTTTAAAGATAACTGGCAAAATGCAACAGAAGTGAAAATAGAGCCGAGAGGATGGATTATCTTGGCGATCGCTCTTATGATAACGCTTTTAGCTCATATTTGGTCGGGGTTGGTATGGACTGGGTTACTCAAAGCTTTTAAGCAACCCATAACAAGGAAATGGGCGCTACAAGTTTATTTAATTACTAACCTGGCTAAATATTTACCGGGCAATGTCGGTCATTTTTATGGTCGCATTTCAGCTGTTTACCAAGCAGGCGGTTCTTTACAAGTAGCAAGTATGAGCGTTTTATTAGAGCCATTGTTAATGGCTGCGGCAGCTTTTTTAGTGACTTTATTAGCTAGTGCCATCGGCTTAATTAAGACTAATTTTTCTCCTTGGTTATGGCAAGTTAATTTTATTTTACTAATCGCTATTTTTCTGGGGGTTCATCCTAAAATTTTAAATCCATCTCTAAAATTTTTGAGTCGATTAAAGAGTCAAGAAAAAGAATCGACGATTACTATCGAACGAAATCTATCAATTTATTTCTTAGGAGAAATAATTTTTTTGCTGCTGCGAGGAAGCGGATTTTTGCTAACGTGGATGGCATTATTGCCGCTCGAACTCAGTCAAATTCCCACATTATTTAGCGTTTTTAGTTTTGCTTGGCTGATGGGATTAATTATCCCTGGCGCACCCGGAGGAATTGGCGTGTTTGAAGCCGTTGCGATCGCTCTTTTGTCGGGGCAACAGTTGCCTAAAGGCGTTATTCTCAGCGCGATCGCTTCGTACAGAATGATTAGTATTTTGGCAGAAGCGATCGCGGCTGGACTGGCATGGTCAATTGGTCAATTTTTTCCCATAAATTCGCGTTGGTAG
- a CDS encoding inorganic diphosphatase, with amino-acid sequence MDLSRIPPQPKPGLINVLIEIPAGSKNKYEFDKDLKAFALDRVLYSSVQYPYDYGFVPNTLADDGDPLDGMVLMDRPTFPGCIIPARPIGMLEMIDSGDRDEKILCVPDKDPRYGNVKSLKDIAQHRLDEIAEFFKTYKNLEKKVTEILGWKDVDAVSALIEKCIKAVK; translated from the coding sequence GTGGATCTATCGCGCATTCCCCCTCAACCCAAGCCCGGTCTAATCAACGTTTTAATCGAAATTCCGGCGGGCAGTAAAAATAAATACGAGTTTGACAAAGATTTGAAAGCTTTTGCTCTCGATCGCGTTCTCTATTCATCGGTTCAATACCCCTACGACTACGGTTTCGTTCCCAACACCCTCGCCGATGATGGCGATCCCCTCGATGGAATGGTATTGATGGATCGCCCCACATTTCCAGGCTGCATCATTCCCGCCCGTCCGATTGGGATGCTAGAAATGATTGATAGTGGCGATCGCGACGAGAAAATTCTCTGCGTTCCCGACAAAGATCCCCGCTACGGCAATGTAAAATCTCTTAAAGATATTGCCCAACATCGCTTAGATGAAATTGCCGAGTTTTTTAAAACTTACAAAAATCTAGAAAAGAAAGTTACAGAGATTCTGGGTTGGAAAGATGTTGATGCAGTGTCTGCCTTGATAGAAAAATGTATTAAAGCCGTGAAATAG
- a CDS encoding universal stress protein, translating to MLEKILYADSGTGPTQDMLKVLMDIPAIKKAAITILHVIPPQITADAVTAKWEEGGKIIASILENVQLDPSKVSTMLRQGDPKDTVCQVAEEINADLIIMGSRGLKRLEAILENSVSQYVFQLTNRPMLLVKDDIYVKKIKRVMVALDKSAAAQYALDLTLFLLRDYPDAELFLARVNPDLKPELLPLSRTEMENNPILAPAAEKAKRMGVPYRCIVTGGKPGEQICNLVEENNIDLLVMGSPDRRPSVAKSLPDLDRLLGTSLSDYVRVNASCPVLLARKEGG from the coding sequence ATGCTCGAAAAGATTCTATACGCCGATTCGGGAACGGGTCCCACCCAAGACATGCTCAAGGTCTTGATGGACATCCCAGCCATCAAAAAAGCTGCAATTACCATCTTGCACGTCATTCCTCCCCAAATTACAGCCGATGCTGTTACAGCTAAGTGGGAAGAAGGAGGCAAAATTATTGCTAGCATCCTTGAGAACGTCCAACTAGATCCCAGTAAAGTTTCTACCATGCTGCGCCAAGGCGACCCTAAAGACACGGTTTGCCAGGTTGCTGAAGAAATTAATGCCGACTTGATTATTATGGGTTCTCGCGGACTTAAGCGCTTAGAAGCTATTCTCGAAAATTCTGTCAGCCAGTACGTCTTTCAACTCACTAACCGTCCCATGTTGTTGGTCAAAGACGACATCTACGTCAAAAAAATCAAGCGAGTAATGGTGGCGCTAGATAAGTCGGCGGCAGCTCAATACGCGCTCGATCTGACGCTATTCCTACTGCGAGATTACCCAGATGCCGAGCTATTTTTAGCTCGCGTCAACCCCGATTTGAAGCCGGAATTGCTGCCTTTGTCGAGGACAGAGATGGAAAATAACCCCATTCTTGCTCCTGCGGCAGAGAAAGCAAAAAGAATGGGAGTTCCCTATCGTTGCATCGTCACGGGAGGTAAGCCAGGGGAGCAAATCTGTAATTTAGTTGAAGAAAATAATATCGATTTGCTGGTGATGGGTTCTCCCGATCGCCGTCCTTCCGTAGCTAAAAGCTTACCCGATCTCGATCGCCTTTTAGGAACTTCTCTATCCGATTATGTTCGCGTCAATGCGTCCTGTCCGGTTCTCTTGGCACGAAAAGAAGGCGGCTGA
- a CDS encoding class I SAM-dependent methyltransferase: MTNNIFESKEKLFDRWAPNYDFLLTTVFYQAVHKRLLEYVKLPERPNVLDLGCGTGRLLNRLADRFPELQGTGLDLSTQMLRQARQRNQHRPRLIFVRGNAESLPFADNQFDAVFNTISFLHYPNPERVFAQVNRVLRPQGYFYLVDWAFDRRLSISQVNIRFYSPQQREQLGATVGLKCLGHYYLLSKVLLTIFIKETE; the protein is encoded by the coding sequence ATGACCAATAATATTTTTGAAAGCAAAGAAAAACTTTTCGATCGCTGGGCGCCCAACTATGATTTTTTACTAACGACAGTATTTTATCAAGCCGTCCATAAACGATTGTTAGAATATGTCAAATTACCCGAACGACCCAACGTACTAGATTTAGGGTGCGGTACGGGTCGTCTTTTAAATCGACTCGCCGATCGATTTCCCGAACTTCAAGGAACGGGACTTGATTTATCAACACAAATGTTGCGTCAAGCACGACAGCGCAATCAACATCGTCCACGGCTAATTTTTGTTCGAGGAAATGCGGAATCTTTACCCTTTGCAGACAATCAATTTGATGCCGTTTTTAATACGATTAGCTTTCTTCACTATCCCAACCCCGAACGAGTTTTTGCTCAAGTAAATCGCGTCTTACGCCCTCAAGGATATTTTTATCTAGTGGATTGGGCATTCGATCGCAGGCTTTCTATTTCTCAAGTAAATATAAGATTTTACAGTCCCCAGCAACGAGAACAATTAGGTGCAACGGTTGGCTTAAAATGCTTGGGGCATTATTATCTTTTGAGTAAAGTTTTACTAACAATTTTTATTAAGGAAACCGAATGA